One Coccinella septempunctata chromosome X, icCocSept1.1, whole genome shotgun sequence genomic window carries:
- the LOC123322144 gene encoding leucine-rich repeat and transmembrane domain-containing protein 1-like: MKNNVILVILLNITFLVVAKRIKIECPSYCSCETHLNLKKAQCVNRTIVVADLDLPPQTQILDVSFNQISQLKENAFFKNKLLQLQLLNMSHNRLGEISIFAFKGLKKLKVLDLSHNGIQQIYSQWFEVLIRLEYLYLKGNHFGDMSKLQRHAFNSEKLKVLDLSESYITFINGKIFNLPQLNYLDLSSNKLISLNQEVIIPLRNLKIFNMKDNLLACNKEMINLKKSLDSKNIRYDEDPCERKIGKFEKMIMKAPTETYNENNFWIVDDTHETPKKIPVTQNPCQNIQKDNSMIQLSELPYSLFIITVLIYGILIGLVCGCSVKSCRMRHKIRHYKGKSTVRLKRIKFLENEAQQLTSHEGLLGTSTPILIRK; encoded by the exons atgaaaaacaatgttATTCTTGTCATTTTATTGAACATAACGTTTCTGGTGGTGGCGAAAAGGATAAAAATTGAGTGCCCATCTTATTGCTCGTGCGAAACACATTTGAATCTCAAAAAAGCACAATGTGTCAACAGAACCATAGTAGTGGCAGATTTAGATTTACCTCCACAAACTCAAATTTTGGATGTATCTTTCAATCAAATAAGCCAGCTGaaagaaaatgcttttttt AAAAACAAGTTATTGCAACTACAGTTGCTGAACATGTCTCACAACAGATTAGGAGAAATAAGCATATTCGCTTTCAAGGGCCTCAAAAAACTCAAAGTTCTGGATCTTTCACATAACGGCATTCAGCAAATTTACTCTCAATGGTTTGAAGTTCTGATTCGTCTAGAATATCTTTACCTAAAAGGAAATCATTTCGGTGATATGTCCAAATTGCAGAGGCATGctttcaattctgaaaaactAAAG GTATTAGATCTGAGTGAATCTTATATAACTTTCATCAAtgggaaaatattcaatttacctcAGTTGAATTATTTGGATTTATCTTCAAATAAACTGATTTCCTTAAATCAAGAAGTTATAATTCCACTCAGAAACttgaagattttcaacatgaaagaTAACTTACTAGCCTGTAATAAAGAAATGATTAATCTGAAAAAAAGCCTCGACTCCAAAAATATTCGATACGATGAAGATCCATGCGAGCGAAAAATagggaaattcgaaaaaatgatcATGAAGGCTCCCACTGAAACATacaatgaaaataatttctggATTGTGGACGATACTCATGAAACCCCAAAGAAAATACCTGTAACACAAAATCCCTGCCAAAATATCCAAAAAGATAACTCCATGATTCAGCTATCTGAATTACCCTATAGCCTTTTCATAATCACAGTTTTAATTTATGGAATTTTAATTGGACTTGTATGTGGCTGTAGTGTCAAATCTTGCAGAATGAGGCATAAAATCAGACACTACAAGGGAAAAAGTACAGTTCGACTGAAACGCatcaaatttttggaaaatgaagCCCAACAGCTCACATCACATGAAGGCTTACTGGGCACTTCTACACCAATTTTAATAAGAAAGTAG
- the LOC123322140 gene encoding 1,4-alpha-glucan-branching enzyme yields MGGKYSSLDPMQVDVPEIGKLLERDPYLKPYEKEIRRRYACFKDMLASIDENGGGLDAFTKGYKYYGINVQQDNTIVCREWAPGARQLFLTGDFNGWNRESHPYKKLEYGKWELVLPPNQDGSCAIPHLSELKVVVETQDGTKEDRISPYATYVVEPPKEEGTIYKHRFWNPYQTQRYIFKNRKVKRPKSMRIYECHVGIATQELNVGSYDNFTDNILPRIVKQGYNAIQLMAIMEHAYYASFGYQVTSFYAASSRYGTPEQLKRLVDRAHELGLVVLLDLVHSHASKNVLDGLNQFDGTDSCYFHAGPRGEHSLWDSRLFNYCEFEVLRFLLSNIRWYMEEYQFDGFRFDGVTSMLYHSHGIGQGFGGHYDDYFSMGVDTEGVVYLMLANHMIHHFHNDSITIAEDVSGMPGTCRPISEGCLGFDYRLAMAIPDKWIELLKHCPDEEWDIGNIVHTLTNRRWMEPNVAYCESHDQALVGDKTIAFWLMDKEMYSHMSTLSGPSSIIDRGIALHKLIRFLTHGLGGEAYLNFMGNEFGHPEWLDFPREGNNSSYHYARRQWNLVDDDLLKYKFLNEWDAAMNHAEAKYQWLAYEPAYVSWKHQEDKVIVFERHGVVFVFNFHPNKSFADYRIGVEGNGEYKIILCSDDAKFGGYNRIDTSVSFFTSDQGYAGRRHSLQVYIPTRCAIALAKV; encoded by the exons ATGGGTGGAAAATATTCTTCTCTAGACCCCATGCAGGTGGACGTTCCAGAAATAGGGAAGTTATTGGAAAGGGATCCCTACTTAAAGCCTTACGAAAAGGAAATAAGACGCCG CTATGCATGCTTCAAAGATATGCTGGCCTCGATAGATGAAAATGGAGGAGGCTTAGACGCATTTACTAAGGGCTACAAATATTATGGCATAAACGTACAGCAAGATAACACTATTGTGTGCAGAGAATGGGCACCAGGGGCTCGACAACTATTTTTAACAGGAGATTTCA ATGGTTGGAACAGGGAGAGCCATCCATATAAGAAGTTAGAGTATGGAAAATGGGAACTCGTTCTTCCACCAAATCAAGATGGGAGCTGTGCTATTCCACATCTTTCAGAACTCAAG GTTGTTGTGGAGACCCAGGATGGAACTAAAGAGGACAGAATTTCTCCCTATGCAACCTATGTTGTGGAACCACCGAAAGAGGAGGGGACAATTTACAAACACAGGTTCTGGAACCCTTACCAAACTCAG CGCTACATTTtcaagaacagaaaagtgaaacgCCCCAAAAGCATGAGAATTTACGAATGTCACGTAGGCATTGCCACTCAGGAACTCAATGTTGGTTCTTATGATAACTTTACGGATAACATTTTGCCAAGAATCGTAAAGCAAGGGTATAATGCAATACAACTCATGGCCATTATGGAACACGCCTATTACGCTAGTTTTGGTTATCAAGTGACCAGTTTCTACGCAGCTTCAAGTCGTTATGGAACTCCTGAGCAGCTTAAGAGACTAGTCGATAGAGCACATGAACTTGGTTTGGTCGTACTCTTAGATCTTGTACATTCTCATGCCAGCAAAAATGTACTTGACGGTTTGAATCAGTTTGATGGAACAGATTCTTGTTATTTCCATGCAGGACCTAGAGGAGAGCATTCCTTATGGGATTCCAGGCTTTTTAACTATTGTGAATTTGAAGTGCTAAGGTTCCTCTTGTCAAACATTCGTTGGTACATGGAGGAATACCAGTTTGATGGATTCCGGTTTGATGGTGTCACTTCCATGTTGTACCATTCCCATGGTATAG GTCAGGGTTTTGGAGGGCACTACGATGATTACTTCAGCATGGGGGTCGACACAGAAGGGGTGGTCTACCTTATGTTAGCTAATCATATGATCCATCACTTCCACAATGATTCCATAACAATTGCAGAAGATGTATCTGGAATGCCAGGTACTTGCAGACCCATATCAGAGGGTTGTTTGGGCTTTGATTATCGTCTTGCTATGGCAATCCCTGATAAGTGGATTGAATTGCTGAAGCATTGCCCTGATGAGGAATGGGATATAG GAAATATTGTTCACACCCTCACAAATAGGAGATGGATGGAACCCAACGTTGCTTACTGTGAATCTCATGACCAAGCCTTAGTAGGGGATAAAACCATAGCCTTCTGGTTGATGGACAAAGAAATGTATTCCCATATGAGCACCCTGTCAGGTCCCTCATCTATAATAGACCGTGGTATAGCTCTTCACAAACTAATTAGGTTCCTTACTCATGGTCTTGGAGGTGAAGCTTACCTTAATTTCATGGGCAACGAGTTTGGTCATCCAGAATGGCTAGACTTTCCTAGAGAAGGAAATAACAGTTCCTACCACTATGCAAGGCGTCAGTGGAATTTGGTGGACGATGATCTTTTGAAATATAAGTTCCTAAATGAATGGGATGCAGCTATGAATCATGCTGAAGCTAAGTACCAGTGGCTGGCTTACGAACCAGCATATGTCAGTTGGAAACACCAAGAAGATAAGGTAATCGTGTTCGAGAGGCATGGAGtagtttttgttttcaatttccACCCAAATAAGAGTTTCGCCGATTATAGAATAGGCGTAGAAGGTAATGGGGAATATAAGATTATTCTGTGTTCTGATGATGCAAAGTTTGGAGGATATAATCGTATAGATACATCAGTCAGTTTCTTCACTTCGGACCAAGGGTATGCTGGAAGAAGACATTCACTACAG GTATACATACCAACTAGATGTGCCATCGCCTTAGCAAAAGTTTGA
- the LOC123322149 gene encoding ATPase inhibitor, mitochondrial-like gives MNMIRTVFLNGVSRQVRFMSSQLGDIGSGAGKGGGGGGSIREAGGAFGKSEAAKEEEYFYKKQREQLKTLKANLQDEISFHEEQIKRHQEAIARYKKKMDEVNP, from the exons ATGAATATGATACGAACAGTGTTTCTCAACGGTGTTTCAAG GCAGGTGAGATTTATGTCATCCCAACTTGGAGATATTGGAAGTGGTGCAGGCAAAGGGGGCGGTGGTGGTGGAAGTATCAGGGAAGCTGGTGGAGCCTTTGGAAAAAGTGAAGCTGCTAAGGAGGAGGAATACTTCTACAAGAAG CAAAGAGAACAACTGAAGACACTGAAGGCTAACCTACAAGATGAAATTAGTTTCCATGAAGAACAAATAAAGAGACATCAAGAAGCTATAGCCCGCTAtaagaagaaaatggatgagGTCAACCCTTAG
- the LOC123321508 gene encoding carboxylesterase 1C, translated as MSNHATAQTVISFVNCVVGIQLSLKSSLRHISIMLPTLCLFFILPAVIFGAKERSDRLPVISIPNQGDIKGVEISKNRVHKIIAYYGIPYAHPPLEHLRFAPPMTEPLPSWEGVRNLTTYMPSCLQNPEDFRDEDLPFFKLIANTTDMDLNEDCLYLNVFVPTGNVPTAGFATIIWLHPGHFTTGSPAFWNPHALVYRQRVIVVTVAFRINIFGFLTTMDGEAPGNFGLMDQQAAMTWVKNNIDKFSGNPNNICLMGYGTGGTSIGIHMINPESKELFHKAIIMSANVLSSTEIKRPIEEKEYLDNIAHTFGCIRTPTSQLIDCLRRAEGKDLIQFTSNTNWKPVIDAGLSNKSSGFIPEPPNIYFERGEFHQIPILTGYTHMEKVLGVKGLDQIKNMNENASTDFLNALLKEVITSDTIFPNITDPNCASNNSEHITDAISFFYGSSSPSPDSREIRKIIADFTTEKNFAASTFLLATYSSKFQPTFMYRFDMKPVTASAVEQIPDWVTVPHLFDLLYLWGVPYWASLDETQWEYSDKRISDTIMSLWTNFAKSSDPSVGSIYPITWEPFKPDKPGVLIVNGTFDMSNTKNFNYKAFEFWNDYYPKVVKMASQCCSYTDSSTNITFSRYLFTLSVTIQLLYYLLFR; from the exons ATGAGTAATCACGCAACAGCGCAAACTGTGATTTCATTCGTGAATTGTGTAGTCGGCATCCAACTTTCCCTTAAGTCGTCGCTCCGTCATATTTCCATCATGCTACCTACGCTCTGTCTCTTTTTCATCCTACCTGCCGTGATTTTTGGCGCCAAAGAAAGATCCGATCGTCTGCCTGTGATCTCCATACCAAATCAGGGCGACATCAAGggggttgaaatttcgaaaaatcggGTCCACAAAATAATCGCCTACTACGGTATCCCATATGCACATCCCCCGTTGGAACACCTGCGATTCGCGCCACCCATGACCGAGCCCCTTCCTTCATGGGAAGGTGTCAGGAATCTGACCACATACATGCCATCCTGCCTGCAGAATCCAGAGGATTTCAGGGATGAAGATCTTCCATTCTTCAAGCTGATTGCGAACACCACAGATATGGACCTCAACGAAGACTGCCTCTACTTGAATGTTTTCGTACCAACTG GAAATGTTCCAACCGCAGGATTTGCCACCATTATTTGGCTACATCCTGGGCACTTCACGACTGGGAGTCCTGCCTTCTGGAATCCCCACGCTCTGGTTTATCGCCAGAGAGTCATCGTCGTGACTGTCGCATTCCGCATAAATATTTTCGGATTTTTGACGACCATGGACGGGGAAGCACCTGGCAATTTTGGCCTTATGGACCAGCAAGCTGCCATGACCTGGGTTAAGAACAACATAGACAAATTCTCAGGAAATCCAAACAATATCTGCCTAATGGGGTACGGAACTGGTGGTACAAGTATTGGGATCCACATGATAAACCCAGAATCTAAAGAACTCTTTCATAAGGCGATAATCATGAGTGCGAACGTTTTGAGTTCGACTGAAATCAAAAGaccaattgaagagaaggaataCCTAGATAATATAGCACATACTTTCGGCTGTATAAGAACCCCAACCTCTCAGTTAATCGACTGTTTGAGGAGAGCTGAAGGTAAAGATCTCATTCAGTTCACGTCAAATACAAACTGGAAGCCGGTAATTGACGCAGGCTTGAGTAATAAATCTTCAGGGTTCATTCCAGAACCCCCAAACATATATTTCGAAAGAGGGGAGTTTCATCAGATACCGATATTAACGGGTTACACACATATGGAGAAAGTTCTTGGGGTTAAAGGTTTGGaccaaataaaaaatatgaacgAAAATGCCAGTACAGATTTTCTGAACGCCTTGCTTAAGGAAGTCATAACTTCTGACACCATTTTTCCGAATATAACCGACCCAAACTGTGCATCAAACAACAGCGAACATATCACAGATGCTATATCTTTCTTTTACGGTTCCTCTAGCCCTTCACCAGATTCTAGAGAAATAAGGAAGATTATAGCCGATTTCACGACTGAAAAGAATTTTGCTGCTTCTACTTTCCTCCTTGCAACTTATTCCAGCAAGTTCCAACCAACTTTTATGTACAGATTTGATATGAAACCCGTAACGGCTTCGGCAGTGGAGCAAATACCAGACTGGGTGACTGTGCCTCACCTGTTTGACCTGTTATATCTCTGGGGAGTGCCTTACTGGGCTTCATTAGACGAAACTCAGTGGGAATATTCAGATAAAAGAATATCAGACACGATAATGTCACTCTGGACGAATTTTGCAAAATCTTCGGATCCCTCAGTTGGAAGTATATATCCAATAACTTGGGAACCTTTCAAGCCCGATAAACCAGGAGTTCTCATCGTGAATGGGACTTTCGATATGAGtaatacaaaaaatttcaactataaAGCTTTCGaattttggaacgattattatCCTAAGGTTGTAAAAATGGCTTCCCAATGTTGTTCCTATACAGATTCGTCTACAAATATCACTTTTTCGCGATATCTGTTCACATTATCTGTAACTATACAACTTTTATATTATCTCTTATTCCGCTAA
- the LOC123321507 gene encoding dual serine/threonine and tyrosine protein kinase-like has product MLTDIPKEFRKYARNCQSLRRILKETRNALEDIGNNIQLGNELKNDPSNLEILAKIERKLERKPSLLVFGQNCTAKAIFVNSIFEQPILPLYGKRWRYVSFIYGSKKNVRLTLGNEYEILEKLKAHDHQWVTIPEEDIQLGEQECPTQHCPSLEVELNNPLLKENVVIMVPPDCQPEEYPDILFRHTKNILPVIIYAVSEDVLSDYDIQEIRKLKDIFKLPFLFVSVSNIERNSVISTESLTESEQHRFEIGNIAFAKLQNLRDQLLRLGYLNDSEKIKTDEVMNKPSFCLECSLDNTLTCNSKINEDFIIFIREVFKSSLQKMAALLSEVHNKYLRKFILCAFDMAREIQITPKRILYSQEIELKLYQALMKIACDQQEEITKIIQKTLQDMKANVAEVLEGSTVIGETRTNQTPKIATMEIQQLVLRRLSNSVANEIVQSVGCLQESFTGTLQRCLESLEKHCHEFEGSLSASDAVKQIITAAYNIDLQSSTSSSVIQTFIDRLRMTLSTFVPWHNTWLSSGQDQCNLQWQLQVVTNMIDSLSASKLAKTISLQFQESVKSSHEAFQSAIRSLENQLSGQLEQTEEQRITIRKKHAPKFARLALESTSLCDLLRWGMPKQIKEIGRGQYGVVSSCEPWGGVEPCAFKSVVPPDDRHWNDLAMEFYYTRSLPEHPRIVKLRGSVIDYTYGGGSSPAVLLMMERLTRDLYCGLNQGLSWPVRLRVAIDVVKGVRYLHSQGLVHRDIKLKNVLLDNADRAKLTDFGFCIPEAMMSGSVVGTPVHMAPELLSGRYDSSVDVYAFGILFWYICAGQVTLPHQFNQFHNKEQLWNNVRKGIRPECLKNFDQRCWNLMEQCWAAEPSERPLLGYVQPQLEGIYRDALAGGIDDLSLTENSNEDFAHFQNIDSFNSMRIE; this is encoded by the exons atgTTAACCGATATTCCAAAGGAATTTCGTAAATATGCAAGAAACTGCCAGAGCTTAAGGAGGATATTAAAGGAAACTCGAAATGCCTTGGAAGATATCGGCAATAATATACAATTAGGAA ATGAACTCAAAAATGATCCATCAAACCTGGAAATTCTggccaaaattgaaagaaaacttGAAAGGAAACCATCTTTATTGGTTTTCGGTCAAAACTGTACAGCAAAAGCAATATTCGTAAATAGCATTTTTGAACAACCCATATTACCATTATATGGTAAAAGGTGGAGATAT GTTTCCTTCATTTATGGTTCAAAGAAAAATGTCAGATTAACACTAGGcaatgaatatgaaattttggaAAAGTTGAAAGCTCATGATCATCAGTGGGTGACTATTCCTGAGGAAGATATTCAGTTAGGCGAACAAGAATGTCCAACTCAACATTGTCCCTCATTAGAAGTGGAATTAAATAATCCCTTATTAAAAGAAAATGTAGTAATTATGGTGCCCCCCGATTGTCAACCGGAAGAGTATCCCGATATcttgtttcgacatacaaagaACATACTGCCTGTGATAATTTATGCTGTCTCCGAAGATGTGCTTAGTGATTAT GATATTCAAGAAATCAGGAAACTGAAAGATATATTTAAGCTTCCATTTTTATTTGTGAGTGTATCgaatattgaaagaaatagTGTAATAAGTACAGAATCTCTAACTGAATCCGAACAACATCGCTTTGAAATAGGTAACATTGCATTCGCAAAGCTACAGAATTTACGTGATCAACTACTGAGATTAg GATACTTGAATGATTCTGAAAAGATAAAGACTGATGAAGTAATGAATAAACCATCATTTTGTTTGGAATGTTCTCTAGATAATACTCTTACTTGTAATTCAAAAATCAATGAGgatttcataatattcattagaGAAGTTTTCAAATCCAGCTTGCAAAAAATGGCTGCATTACTCAGCGAG GTACACAATAAATATTTAAGAAAATTCATCCTTTGTGCTTTCGATATGGCTCGTGAAATTCAAATTACCCCAAAACGTATATTATACTCTCAAGAGATTGAACTTAAGCTTTATCAAGCTTTAATGAAAATTGCCTGTGATCAACAAgaagaaataacaaaaataatacaaaaaacaCTTCAAGATATGAAAGCAAATGTAGCCGAAGTTCTGGAAGGAAGTACAGTCATAG GTGAAACTCGAACCAATCAAACTCCCAAAATTGCCACCATGGAAATACAACAATTAGTCCTAAGGAGACTAAGCAATTCCGTAGCAAATGAAATAGTTCAATCGGTTGGATGCCTACAAGAAAGTTTCACTGGAACTCTCCAAAGATGTTTGGAGAGTCTCGAAAAACATTGCCATGAATTCGAAGGCAGTCTGTCGGCTTCAGATGCGGTGAAGCAAATAATAACTGCTGCTTACAACATTGACCTACAATCATCCACATCCTCTTCGGTCATTCAGACTTTCATTGATCGTCTAAGAATGACACTCTCAACCTTTGTACCTTGGCATAACACTTGGCTATCCTCTGGTCAAGATCAATGTAATCTACAATGGCAGTTGCAGGTTGTGACCAACATGATCGACTCACTTAGTGCTTCGAAGTTAGCTAAAACCATATCACTTCAG TTTCAAGAATCCGTTAAATCATCCCATGAAGCTTTTCAATCAGCAATTAGGTCTTTGGAAAACCAACTTTCGGGTCAGCTGGAACAAACTGAAGAGCAACGAATAACTATTCGGAAAAAACATGCTCCAAAATTCGCAAGATTGGCCTTGGAAAGCACTTCATTATGTGATCTCCTTAGGTGGGGGATGCCCAAACAGATAAAGGAAATAGGTAGAGGTCAGTATGGAGTAGTGTCATCATGTGAACCCTGGGGAGGGGTAGAACCATGTGCATTTAAATCGGTAGTTCCTCCAGATGACAGACATTGGAATGATTTAGCTATGGAGTTTTACTACACTAg GAGTCTTCCTGAGCACCCAAGGATAGTGAAGCTTAGAGGATCAGTAATAGATTACACATATGGAGGAGGTAGTTCTCCGGCAGTTCTCTTGATGATGGAAAGACTGACTAGAGATTTGTACTGCGGGCTTAATCAGGGATTGTCATGGCCAGTTAGGTTGAGGGTTGCTATAGATGTTGTCAAAGGTGTAAGATATTTGCATTCGCAAGGACTTGTTCACAGAGATATTAAACTCAAGAATGTTCTG TTGGACAACGCCGATAGAGCCAAGCTCACAGATTTTGGTTTCTGCATCCCCGAAGCAATGATGTCTGGAAGTGTGGTAGGAACACCTGTTCATATGGCCCCGGAGTTACTGTCTGGCCGTTATGACTCTAGCGTGGACGTTTATGCATTTGGCATTTTATTCTGGTATATTTGTGCTGGACAAGTGACTCTCCCTCACCAATTCAATCAGTTCCATAATAAAGAGCAATTATGGAACAATGTTAGAAAAG GTATAAGACCAGAGTGCTTGAAAAATTTCGATCAGAGATGTTGGAATCTAATGGAGCAGTGCTGGGCAGCAGAACCCTCCGAAAGGCCACTTTTAGGTTATGTTCAACCACAACTCGAAGGGATTTACAGAGATGCTTTAGCCGGTGGAATTGATGATCTATCATTAACTGAAAATTCTAATGAAGACTTTGctcattttcaaaatatcgactCGTTCAATTCAATGCGAATTGAATGa